In one window of Oryza sativa Japonica Group chromosome 9, ASM3414082v1 DNA:
- the LOC4346776 gene encoding delta(8)-fatty-acid desaturase 2, producing the protein MPPAIPTATMPASPKEAQSRAGAGVRMISSEELRAHASRDDLWISISGDVYDVTAWVPHHPGGDIPLLTLAGQDATDAFAAYHPPSARPLLGRFLVGRLEDYTVSPASADFRRLLAQLSSAGLFERVGPTPKVQVAGMLLLLCAALYCVLACASAWAHLLAGGLIGFIWIQSGWMGHDSGHHRITGHAALDRLLQVLSGNCLTGLSIAWWKCNHNTHHIACNSLDHDPDLQHMPLFAVSSKLFGLWSYFYQRTLVFDAASKFLISYQHWTFYPVMCFARINLLIQSAVFLLSSRKVPQRGLEIAGVAAFWVWYPMVVSCLPNWWERVAFVVASFVITGIQHVQFCLNHFSSEVYVGPPKGNDWFEKQTAGTLDIQCSPWMDWFHGGLQFQIEHHLFPRLPRCHLRKVSPFVRDLCKKHGLPYAAASFWQANVLTWKTLRAAALQARKATSGAAPKNLVWEAVNTHG; encoded by the coding sequence atgcCTCCGGCGATCCCGACGGCCACAATGCCGGCCTCCCCCAAGGAGGCGCAgagccgcgccggcgccggcgtccgcATGATCTCCTCGGAGGAGCTCCGCGCGCACGCGTCGAGGGACGACCTGTGGATCTCCATCTCCGGGGACGTGTACGACGTCACGGCGTGGGTGCCCCACCACCCGGGCGGCGACATCCCGCTCCTGACGCTGGCGGGGCAGGACGCCACCGACGCGTTCGCCGCCTACCACCCGCCGTCGGCGCGCCCGCTCCTGGGGAGGTTCCTCGTGGGCCGGCTCGAGGACTACACGGTCTCGCCGGCGTCCGCCGacttccgccgcctcctcgcgcagCTCTCCTCCGCGGGGCTGTTCGagcgggtggggcccaccccgAAGGTGCAGGTCGCCGGGATGCTGCTCCTCCTCTGCGCCGCGCTCTACTGCGTCCTCGCCTGCGCGAGCGCGTGGGcgcacctcctcgccggcgggctCATCGGGTTCATCTGGATCCAGTCCGGGTGGATGGGGCACGACTCGGGGCACCACCGGATCACGGGGCACGCCGCGCTCGACCGCCTCCTCCAGGTGCTCTCCGGCAACTGCCTCACCGGCCTCAGCATCGCGTGGTGGAAGTGCAACCACAACACCCACCACATTGCCTGCAACAGCCTCGACCACGACCCGGACCTCCAGCACATGCCGCTCTTCGCCGTCTCCTCCAAGCTGTTCGGCCTCTGGTCCTACTTCTACCAGCGCACCCTGGTGTTCGACGCCGCGTCCAAGTTCTTGATCAGCTACCAGCACTGGACATTCTACCCGGTCATGTGCTTCGCCAGGATAAACCTCCTTATTCAGTCGGCCGTCTTCTTGCTGTCGAGCAGGAAGGTGCCACAGAGGGGGCTGGAGATCGCGGGCGTCGCCGCGTTCTGGGTTTGGTACCCAATGGTGGTGTCCTGCTTGCCCAATTGGTGGGAGAGGGTGGCGTTCGTGGTCGCGAGCTTCGTGATTACCGGGATTCAGCATGTTCAGTTCTGCCTGAACCACTTCTCCTCGGAGGTGTATGTCGGGCCGCCAAAGGGGAATGACTGGTTCGAGAAGCAGACGGCGGGCACGCTCGACATTCAGTGCTCGCCATGGATGGATTGGTTCCACGGTGGCCTGCAGTTCCAAATCGAGCACCATCTGTTTCCTCGCCTCCCGCGGTGCCACCTTAGGAAGGTTTCGCCATTTGTTCGTGACCTTTGCAAGAAGCATGGGCTGCCTTATGCCGCCGCCTCGTTCTGGCAGGCTAATGTGTTGACATGGAAGACATTGAGGGCTGCTGCATTGCAGGCCAGGAAAGCCACTAGTGGTGCTGCGCCAAAGAATTTGGTTTGGGAAGCTGTGAACACTCATGGATGA